A portion of the Terriglobia bacterium genome contains these proteins:
- a CDS encoding diguanylate cyclase, whose amino-acid sequence MPNQFIELGLFKRRKDDRESLVARFGRLSGRLLALVSEIAIESEGLKTSEFRSQLDRFRDQLERVNDSRTLESTVEKCLTLCHKYFKRAQGYLQERETEIREVVDVLREAVGTLTGEADTFNQRLLDSSTRFKHLNDIEDLRELKKQIASEVDELTRMVEEKKKQDEAIYAKMSRRFDLLQEKLRQTKQEVLMDPLTQVGNRRSIDRAIKRALQESITPFILAVIDLDDFKKINDVHGHQVGDQALVCVAGWINSHIRLGDFLGRYGGDEFVVLFTNATLPQAEMRFLQLLAYVADSQFEFLDGGEMRHERLTVSCGLAQSIPGEKSEDLLGRADKALYEAKRRGKNCLVTWKKPD is encoded by the coding sequence ATGCCAAACCAGTTTATTGAGCTGGGCCTCTTCAAGCGGCGAAAAGACGATCGAGAGAGTCTCGTTGCCCGGTTCGGGCGGCTGTCGGGACGCCTCCTGGCCCTGGTTTCCGAGATCGCCATCGAAAGTGAAGGCCTGAAAACTTCTGAGTTCCGATCCCAGCTGGATCGTTTCCGAGACCAGCTCGAGCGCGTCAACGACAGCCGCACCCTCGAGAGCACCGTCGAAAAGTGCCTGACTCTCTGCCACAAATATTTCAAGCGCGCCCAAGGGTATCTGCAGGAACGAGAGACCGAAATTCGGGAAGTCGTAGATGTTTTGAGAGAAGCCGTCGGCACCCTCACCGGCGAGGCCGATACCTTTAATCAACGCCTGTTGGATTCCTCGACGCGCTTCAAACACTTGAACGACATTGAAGATCTCCGCGAACTGAAAAAACAGATTGCCAGTGAAGTCGACGAGCTTACGCGCATGGTGGAGGAGAAAAAGAAGCAGGACGAAGCCATCTACGCAAAGATGTCGAGGCGCTTCGACCTGCTCCAGGAGAAGCTCAGGCAGACGAAACAAGAAGTACTGATGGATCCATTGACCCAGGTCGGGAACCGCCGAAGCATCGATCGGGCGATCAAGCGTGCCCTCCAGGAGTCAATAACGCCATTCATCCTGGCCGTCATAGATCTGGACGATTTCAAGAAAATCAACGACGTCCATGGACACCAGGTTGGGGATCAGGCACTGGTGTGCGTTGCGGGGTGGATCAACTCCCACATCCGTTTGGGCGACTTCTTAGGACGATACGGCGGCGATGAGTTTGTAGTGCTCTTCACCAATGCTACCCTGCCTCAGGCAGAAATGCGGTTCCTGCAACTCCTCGCATATGTCGCGGATTCTCAATTCGAATTCCTCGACGGCGGCGAGATGCGCCACGAGCGACTTACGGTCAGCTGCGGATTGGCCCAGTCTATTCCGGGAGAAAAATCCGAAGATCTCCTGGGACGCGCGGACAAGGCACTTTATGAAGCCAAGAGGCGTGGCAAAAACTGCCTGGTAACATGGAAGAAGCCCGACTAA
- the glmM gene encoding phosphoglucosamine mutase, translated as MSVYAGNRHMQAIPTLKISISGVRGVVGESLTPALLARFAQAFGTYVGHGRVVVGRDTRTSGEMVRQAVVSGLLSTGCRIIDLGVCPTPTVQLTVRRLSAQGGIAITASHNPPEWNALKFIGPDGLFLDGGHARELLDIYHQGDYTKVPGSLMRPVELMPQAAEEHVRKIVQVLGPLRGDARRRRVVIDACNGAGSILTPRLLKELGTEVIGIHVTPDGRFPRPAEPLPENIGALCQAVQKHQADVGFAQDMDADRLAVVSELGQPIGEERTLVLAAQFVLGRTPGPVVANLATTHALEAVAARFECKVYRTPVGEANVAKAMQRYKAVIGGEGNGGVIYPPINFARDSLAGIALILHLLAESGQSVSQLVQGLPPCCMVKQRLSFPSHRIGEVLARVKREYAAYPTDVRDGIKVTLPEGWFIVRGSNTEPVIRVVAEALSEEAATKIAAAIFERVQSWRKA; from the coding sequence GTGAGCGTTTACGCGGGTAACAGACATATGCAGGCCATCCCGACCCTCAAGATCAGTATCTCCGGAGTCCGCGGCGTAGTGGGCGAATCATTGACACCCGCGCTGCTGGCCCGCTTCGCGCAGGCCTTCGGGACGTATGTGGGCCACGGCCGGGTCGTGGTAGGGCGCGATACGCGCACGTCCGGTGAAATGGTGCGACAGGCGGTAGTCTCCGGCCTCCTTTCAACAGGCTGCCGCATCATTGACCTCGGGGTCTGCCCCACTCCGACCGTACAGCTGACCGTACGCCGTCTGTCGGCGCAGGGGGGGATTGCAATTACCGCAAGTCACAACCCTCCCGAGTGGAACGCACTCAAATTCATCGGACCCGACGGTCTTTTCCTGGACGGAGGCCACGCCCGCGAGTTGTTGGATATTTATCATCAAGGCGACTATACCAAGGTGCCGGGCTCACTGATGCGCCCGGTTGAGTTGATGCCCCAAGCTGCGGAGGAGCATGTACGCAAAATCGTTCAGGTGCTCGGTCCGCTGCGGGGCGATGCGCGCAGGCGGCGGGTCGTAATCGATGCGTGCAACGGCGCCGGCTCTATCCTCACCCCTCGCCTCCTTAAGGAATTGGGCACCGAGGTGATCGGCATCCACGTCACGCCCGACGGCCGTTTCCCCAGACCGGCCGAACCGCTCCCCGAGAACATCGGCGCCCTGTGCCAGGCGGTTCAAAAGCACCAGGCCGACGTGGGATTCGCCCAGGACATGGATGCAGACCGCCTCGCCGTCGTCTCAGAACTGGGTCAGCCCATCGGCGAAGAGCGCACCCTGGTGTTGGCGGCGCAGTTCGTGCTCGGCCGAACCCCAGGCCCCGTTGTGGCCAATCTGGCAACCACACATGCGCTGGAGGCCGTCGCGGCGCGGTTCGAGTGCAAGGTCTACCGCACTCCGGTCGGAGAAGCCAATGTGGCGAAGGCAATGCAGCGGTACAAAGCCGTCATCGGCGGCGAAGGCAACGGCGGCGTCATTTATCCACCGATCAATTTTGCCCGCGACAGCCTGGCGGGAATAGCTCTCATTCTTCACCTGCTGGCGGAATCCGGGCAATCCGTCTCACAACTGGTGCAGGGACTGCCGCCCTGCTGTATGGTCAAGCAGCGGCTCTCCTTCCCTTCGCACCGAATCGGAGAAGTGCTCGCTCGGGTTAAACGGGAATATGCGGCATATCCGACCGATGTACGCGACGGAATCAAGGTAACCTTGCCCGAGGGCTGGTTCATCGTCCGGGGCTCGAACACAGAACCTGTCATCCGCGTCGTTGCCGAGGCTCTCTCAGAGGAAGCAGCCACGAAGATCGCCGCTGCCATTTTCGAGAGAGTGCAATCCTGGCGCAAAGCGTAG
- the glmM gene encoding phosphoglucosamine mutase — protein sequence MKPLKIGISGVRGIVGETFTPELAVSFAQAFATYLNSGRILICRDTRPSGPMVASAVTAGLLASGCEVIDLGVCPTPSLQLAVRRLNAQGGIAITAGHNATPWNALKFARADGLYLNATQATELLDIYHEHEFEKVTWDRIRPMIESADAVDHHLAILASTFDVASIRRRAYRVAIDCCNGACSALTPRWITELGAQGLTINDDISAPFPHDPEPRQDTMAQVRALVKAGGADFGLVLDADGERLGLVDERARILPEEFTFALAAAVRLSRRPGAVVTNISTSAMVDRIASCYRTPVVRTAVGQAYVSEAVLEHHAVLGGEGNGSVIVPEVQAVPDSSAAIGLILEHLAATQKPLSVLVDELPRLSMIKSIMPVEPNLIYSALQSFRDRVQDECGTEVDSSDGVRIDWPDGWVHVRVSNTESIIRIIAEAEHESRARELTDWARERLRG from the coding sequence ATGAAACCATTAAAGATCGGCATCAGCGGAGTGCGTGGCATTGTGGGTGAGACCTTCACTCCCGAGCTGGCAGTGAGTTTCGCTCAGGCGTTCGCCACATATCTGAACTCGGGGCGCATTCTCATCTGCCGCGACACCCGGCCGTCGGGCCCCATGGTGGCATCCGCAGTCACGGCCGGGCTGCTGGCTTCGGGATGTGAGGTAATCGACCTGGGGGTATGCCCTACTCCCAGCCTTCAGTTGGCGGTCCGCCGGCTCAATGCCCAGGGAGGCATTGCCATTACCGCGGGTCACAACGCCACGCCCTGGAACGCCTTGAAGTTTGCCAGAGCCGACGGCCTCTACCTCAATGCAACGCAGGCGACCGAACTGCTCGACATATACCACGAGCACGAATTTGAGAAGGTGACATGGGATCGGATCCGTCCCATGATCGAAAGTGCGGATGCGGTCGATCACCACCTCGCAATTCTGGCAAGCACTTTCGACGTTGCCTCGATCCGCAGGCGCGCATATCGTGTCGCCATCGACTGCTGCAACGGCGCCTGTTCTGCATTGACTCCGCGCTGGATCACGGAGCTGGGTGCCCAGGGCCTGACCATCAATGACGACATCAGCGCTCCGTTTCCGCACGATCCCGAGCCGAGACAGGACACGATGGCCCAGGTCCGGGCGTTGGTTAAGGCGGGTGGTGCAGACTTTGGACTGGTGCTCGACGCCGACGGCGAACGACTGGGTCTCGTTGACGAGCGTGCGCGCATACTCCCGGAAGAATTTACCTTCGCCCTGGCAGCAGCCGTCAGGCTCAGCCGGCGGCCGGGTGCCGTCGTAACCAACATATCGACGAGCGCGATGGTCGACCGGATCGCCTCCTGCTATCGGACGCCGGTGGTCCGGACCGCGGTCGGCCAAGCCTATGTGTCCGAAGCCGTTTTGGAGCATCATGCCGTGCTCGGCGGCGAGGGCAACGGCAGCGTCATCGTTCCCGAGGTCCAGGCTGTGCCGGACAGCTCCGCCGCCATCGGCCTGATCCTGGAGCACCTCGCAGCGACACAAAAACCCCTGTCCGTGCTCGTCGATGAACTGCCCCGGCTTTCGATGATCAAATCGATCATGCCGGTCGAACCCAATCTGATTTACTCGGCATTGCAGTCGTTTCGCGACCGCGTTCAGGACGAGTGTGGCACCGAGGTGGATTCGTCCGACGGCGTGCGCATCGATTGGCCGGACGGTTGGGTCCATGTGCGCGTTTCGAATACGGAGTCGATTATCCGGATCATTGCAGAGGCTGAGCACGAATCGCGGGCGCGCGAACTGACGGATTGGGCGCGTGAGCGTTTACGCGGGTAA